The Tenebrio molitor chromosome 7, icTenMoli1.1, whole genome shotgun sequence region GCGGTACAACCCGCGGCAGATCTCTGATTTGCAGACTCCCGTGTGGAGGTATCTGCGCGAAAACGTTGTCACAACTGTTGGAACAAGGGGGCGGCTTACCGGGGGAAGTAGTGGTGGCCCAGGTCTAGGAGGCGAAAGTCGATGCCGCACGAACAAGGCATCGGACGAGTTGAGTGATAATGAGGTGCTAATCTTGTCGTCTTCTTTTTGTCCTCGTCCTGAAAATTGTGAACGACtgaaagaattattttcttttactcACCGACGCAAATATTGACTCTTCGTCTTCTTGCACCTCTTTCTTGACCTGTTCTCCGAAAGTGTTGCGACAAAGATCGTTGTCCACACATTTGCTCTCCTCGGAATTGTTCATCTCGTCGTAGTCTAAAAGTCTGtagtttctgtttttcattatttccatCGATTTGTTCAGTGTAAAGAAAGTTGATATTAGAAATAGAAATATTATTAGATTTTTCTGCAAGTCAGAGAGAGAATTAATGCTGTACGATTAACATTAACAGAAACCGACCATATTTAGCGCTTAGCCGTTAGGCTACTTCTCAGTAACTCTGCTCTGTTGACATTTGTTCTCCTTTTATATACTCCGTAATAATACATCCATTAACTTTCGTGGGTGATGATATTGTATTACAATTTCATTGTTTCACGAGGATAAAAGGAAAGGGTGTCACCC contains the following coding sequences:
- the Ptth gene encoding prothoracicotropic hormone isoform X2 translates to MEIMKNRNYRLLDYDEMNNSEESKCVDNDLCRNTFGEQVKKEVQEDEESIFASDEDKKKTTRLAPHYHSTRPMPCSCGIDFRLLDLGHHYFPRYLHTGVCKSEICRGLYRCVERHYKVRVLKQRDPRSPEIKTTMTLPDTLKGMWQPELVTVTVACECSL
- the Ptth gene encoding uncharacterized protein Ptth isoform X1, which produces MKNLIIFLFLISTFFTLNKSMEIMKNRNYRLLDYDEMNNSEESKCVDNDLCRNTFGEQVKKEVQEDEESIFASDEDKKKTTRLAPHYHSTRPMPCSCGIDFRLLDLGHHYFPRYLHTGVCKSEICRGLYRCVERHYKVRVLKQRDPRSPEIKTTMTLPDTLKGMWQPELVTVTVACECSL